The following is a genomic window from Syntrophorhabdales bacterium.
CTTCGTTGAGGATCTGGTAGAAAACGGCCTGGCGGGATATGCGGGAGCACGGAGCTGTAACGACAGGCAATGCTCATCACTCCATGCTGCATGCGTGGCCGAGAATATTCCCCACAAAGTTCCACCGTCGCACCAACCCTGTCCTGGTACCGTCGTTTACGAGCAGCCACGGCTGGAACTACTGGGTCAGGAGAGGCGTGCTCATGGAAACTGCACCTCCGGTTCTCACCATCTGGCAGGCGCCTGCAATACAGGAAATGCGGCCGGATGCGGTAGCGGTGGCAGTGTGGGCTATGCTTGCAGCAACGGCACCGCTGCGGGGTTTCCTCCAACCTGCAATGGTGGCAGCTTACGCTCTCCGTACGGCTTTGGCTGTGGTTGCGCCACGGGCGGTGCGGATTATATCCCCGACTGCTCAACCGGCACCGGGCCCATGTAAATTGCCGATTATATTCCCTATTGCGGAGGACACGGCACAGGCTTCGAGAAGTCGGGAATCATATTCTCATTCTCTTTGACTATATTTCCATTCGAGTCGGTCTTTGGCGCATAGCACTTATTTGGTTGTGCTGGCGCTGTTTCTGCCGGCGGTGCCGCTACAGGAGGCTCTTGCGGATAGGCAGTAGTGGCCTCAGCCGGAGGAACTTCTATCACATAGGGAGGTGGGGGATAAGGATATTGATAATAGGGATCATAGTAGCTCGGAGGGACCGGTACCGCGTAAAAAGGCCACCAGAACGGACTGTACACGCCTCCGATAACGAGTCCGCCGAGAAAAGCACCGAATATGGCACCTTTGGGTGCATAGCCTCTGTAGTAATACCTGCCGTAGCCGCCATAATAATGCCCCCCGTAATAGTGGCCTCCACGGACGTATCCGCCGTACCAACGGCCTCCACCGCCTCCGTGATATCCCCCTCCGGGATGTCCGGTCGAGAAAGTGCGAGACCCACCAGAGGAGCGGCCACCGCCATGCCCATTCTTTCCATACGCATATGAAACGGCAACTATCAGACAAAGTACTGCGGTGAAGATGAACTTTTTCATGGCGCTTCCCTCCTGCGAGGATAGTAAGACCGTAAAAAAAGCACGTCAAGGTGCTCTATTCG
Proteins encoded in this region:
- the scmD gene encoding SynChlorMet cassette protein ScmD; this translates as MNPVSFTDSDAQRTACIYHMKNRDRPFANPHVVIREEFDDWAVLFDPDTGHGFGLNPVGVYVWKLLDGEHSINDLLAALRRGVPTLQQNAREHIASFVEDLVENGLAGYAGARSCNDRQCSSLHAACVAENIPHKVPPSHQPCPGTVVYEQPRLELLGQERRAHGNCTSGSHHLAGACNTGNAAGCGSGGSVGYACSNGTAAGFPPTCNGGSLRSPYGFGCGCATGGADYIPDCSTGTGPM